A stretch of DNA from Tissierella sp.:
CAAATATTGGAATTAGAGGATGATTTTATTGTTATTGGACAAGCTGGTGACGGGGAAGAAGCTTTCAATATGGTTACAACATTAATGCCAGATGTAATTTTACTAGATATTAATATGCCTAAGTTAAATGGAATTGAAACCCTTAGAAAGTTCAAAGATTTGGGTATAAAATCAAAAATCATAATTCTAAGTATTCATGAGGATAAAGAATACATAATGAAAACTTTAAAATTAGGAGCTGATGGATATATATTAAAGGATTCATGTGCTGATATTTTGATAGAAGGAATTAGAAATGTAGCAAGGGGAGAGAAATATATCCAACAAAGTGTTGCCAAATTATTGGATGAGTCACATAATAGTGATGGGTATTGTAGTATTAACCTTGCAAAGATAAAATCATTAACAAAACGAGAGTATGAAGTACTAATTCTTATTGCAGAAGGACTAAATAATAAGGATATTGCAGTTAGGCTGTATATTAGCGAGAAGACTGTCAAAAATCATGTGTCTAATATTTTTAGGAAACTTGATTTAAATGATAGAGTACAAGCTGCAATTTTTGCATATAAAAATGATATTAAAAAATTATAAAAGACCAGTAGAATTATATCTTCTGGTCTTCTATATATTGTAGTACATAATTTTTAAAAGCTTCGCTAAGGGGAGATAACTGTCTGCTCTTATGGAAAGCAAAATAGAATTTTCTTCTAAAGTCTATACCATCAAGATAGAAGACTTTGTACTTATCTAAAGCAATGTCACTATTAATGGCTTTTTCTGATAAGAAGCTAACTCCTACACCTAATGATACTAATTCTTTAATAGTCTCAGTATCTTCAATATAGGCAGCAACATTAAGCTTGCTTACAGGAACCTTTGATTTTTCTAATAGGCTCTCAACTAAACCCCTTGTTCCAGAACCTTCTTCCCTTAATAAAATCTTATCATTAAATAAAACATCTTTACTTATTACAGAATAGTTATCTTCAGGATACTTTGAAGAGTTAGGAGTAATTAGAACTAATCTATCTTCCATCAGATCAATATATTTAATACTATTTGAAGAATATTTAGCACCTAATATTCCAAAATCTGTTTCACCATCTAATATTCCTCTA
This window harbors:
- a CDS encoding response regulator transcription factor — protein: MKEKTIRILLADDHRLIREGIKQILELEDDFIVIGQAGDGEEAFNMVTTLMPDVILLDINMPKLNGIETLRKFKDLGIKSKIIILSIHEDKEYIMKTLKLGADGYILKDSCADILIEGIRNVARGEKYIQQSVAKLLDESHNSDGYCSINLAKIKSLTKREYEVLILIAEGLNNKDIAVRLYISEKTVKNHVSNIFRKLDLNDRVQAAIFAYKNDIKKL
- a CDS encoding selenium metabolism-associated LysR family transcriptional regulator, encoding MDFRQLETFVEVVKLKSFSKAAERLFITQPTVTNHIQNLEKELGTLLINRYGKKITLTDAGNLLYKYAINILNSCEMAKFDLASYQGKIQGHLHIYSSSVPRKYLLPSIIKNFINTYPDVTFSLNDKDSEKVVRGILDGETDFGILGAKYSSNSIKYIDLMEDRLVLITPNSSKYPEDNYSVISKDVLFNDKILLREEGSGTRGLVESLLEKSKVPVSKLNVAAYIEDTETIKELVSLGVGVSFLSEKAINSDIALDKYKVFYLDGIDFRRKFYFAFHKSRQLSPLSEAFKNYVLQYIEDQKI